From Streptomyces sp. TLI_105, the proteins below share one genomic window:
- a CDS encoding LysR family transcriptional regulator — translation MDRPEIPLAQLYAFVVLAEELHFGHAAARLGIAQPPLSQQIRRLEDKVGHALFSRGPGRIALTPAGRELLPAARHALTGLADGLAAAREAGSGRSGSLRIGFAASLALTVLPGLLRTFRTRFPAVRLDIQEMTTTPQLAALRERTIDVGLLREPPADDPELDFATVLTEPFVAVLPSAHPLARQRTVRVDQLADSPFVLLPRAVGPPLYDRIADLCATAGFAPRVVQHAVEWQTVCALVETGLGVSLAPESVRRIRLKGVAYRGIQPGAPRTRVAVAWRGDDRNPLVSRLLEVLGPGAENGP, via the coding sequence ATGGATCGTCCCGAAATTCCTCTCGCGCAGCTGTACGCCTTCGTCGTGCTCGCCGAGGAACTCCACTTCGGGCACGCCGCCGCGCGCCTCGGCATCGCCCAGCCACCCCTGAGCCAGCAGATCCGCCGGCTGGAGGACAAGGTCGGGCACGCCCTGTTCAGCCGTGGACCCGGGCGGATCGCCCTCACTCCCGCCGGGCGGGAACTCCTCCCCGCGGCCCGGCACGCCCTCACCGGCCTCGCGGACGGCCTGGCCGCGGCGCGGGAAGCCGGCAGCGGCAGGTCCGGCAGCCTGCGGATCGGCTTCGCCGCCTCCCTCGCCCTGACCGTCCTGCCCGGCCTGCTGAGGACCTTCCGCACACGGTTCCCCGCCGTGCGCCTGGACATCCAGGAGATGACCACCACCCCGCAGCTGGCCGCCCTGCGCGAGAGGACCATCGACGTCGGGCTGCTGCGCGAGCCCCCCGCCGACGACCCCGAACTCGACTTCGCCACCGTGCTGACCGAGCCGTTCGTGGCGGTCCTGCCGTCCGCGCATCCGCTCGCGCGGCAACGGACCGTGCGGGTCGATCAGTTGGCGGACAGCCCCTTCGTCCTCCTGCCTCGCGCCGTCGGCCCGCCGCTGTACGACCGGATCGCCGATCTCTGCGCCACGGCGGGCTTCGCGCCCCGGGTGGTCCAGCACGCCGTGGAATGGCAGACCGTCTGCGCCCTGGTGGAGACCGGCCTCGGTGTGTCGCTGGCCCCGGAGAGCGTCCGCCGCATCCGCCTCAAGGGCGTCGCCTACCGCGGGATCCAACCGGGCGCCCCGCGCACCCGGGTCGCCGTCGCCTGGCGCGGGGACGACCGGAACCCCCTGGTCTCACGCCTCCTCGAGGTCCTCGGTCCCGGAGCGGAGAACGGCCCTTGA
- a CDS encoding RidA family protein translates to MTERRSLLSGSTFEEQIGYARAVVDGDWVHVSGTTGFDYATMTVSEDVVEQAEQCLRNIEAALSEAGCTFADVVRVRYLLPDRTDFELCRPVLRRTFGEVRPAATMLVCGLSDPRMKIEIEVYARRATA, encoded by the coding sequence ATGACAGAACGACGTTCCCTCCTCAGCGGATCCACCTTCGAAGAGCAGATCGGCTACGCCCGCGCCGTCGTCGACGGCGACTGGGTGCACGTCTCCGGGACGACCGGATTCGACTACGCCACGATGACCGTCTCCGAGGACGTGGTGGAGCAGGCCGAGCAGTGCCTCCGCAACATCGAGGCCGCGCTGTCGGAGGCGGGGTGCACCTTCGCCGACGTGGTCCGCGTGCGCTATCTGCTGCCCGACCGCACGGACTTCGAGCTCTGCCGGCCGGTGCTGCGGCGCACCTTCGGCGAGGTCCGGCCGGCCGCCACGATGCTCGTGTGCGGGCTCTCGGACCCCCGGATGAAGATCGAGATCGAGGTGTACGCGCGGCGGGCCACCGCGTGA
- a CDS encoding helix-turn-helix transcriptional regulator, whose translation MPEQPGGTGHRPAPVHTHPDDVALLTALSALADPVRIQLIRELASRPDWTLSCSNFDVPVGRAAKSHHFTVLRGAGLVEQRDQGPKRLNRLRREEFDARFPGLLELTLREDDLG comes from the coding sequence ATGCCGGAGCAGCCTGGAGGCACGGGCCACCGCCCGGCGCCCGTGCACACGCACCCCGACGACGTCGCCCTCCTCACCGCGCTCTCCGCGCTCGCCGACCCCGTCCGCATCCAGCTGATCCGCGAGCTGGCCTCCCGGCCCGACTGGACGCTCAGCTGCAGCAACTTCGACGTGCCCGTCGGCAGGGCCGCCAAGAGCCACCACTTCACCGTCCTGCGCGGCGCCGGTCTCGTCGAGCAGCGCGATCAGGGACCGAAGCGGCTCAACCGCCTCCGCCGCGAGGAATTCGACGCCCGCTTCCCCGGCCTCCTCGAACTCACCCTGCGTGAAGACGACTTGGGCTGA
- a CDS encoding zinc-binding dehydrogenase — MRAIEFHEYGGPDVLRLVEATAPRPGPGQVAIDVAWAGVNFADVKARAEGYRVDELPYRPGLEVSGRVRAVGEGVDGIEVGREVAALVGGGGYAEVALARADAVFPLPEGLDPRTAATLPTVLPTAHALIHEVGRLRAGESVLVHGAAGGVGTAVGQLARAAGAGAVYGVASTEAKAAYALKYGYDEVFRPDTFAEDVRRATGGRGVDLVLDPVGGETLRRGLGALAAFGRLVSFGNAGGGAPWQVGQPELYGQGHSVAGFSVLTLAQTAPAAARALTERALRAVSEGTVTLPVTAEFPLVDAAEAHRLLGGRGSTGKLLLRVKD, encoded by the coding sequence ATGCGCGCGATCGAGTTCCACGAGTACGGCGGTCCCGACGTCCTGCGACTCGTCGAGGCCACGGCACCCCGGCCGGGACCGGGACAGGTGGCCATCGACGTCGCCTGGGCGGGAGTGAACTTCGCCGACGTCAAGGCCCGCGCGGAGGGATACCGGGTCGACGAACTGCCCTACCGGCCCGGCCTGGAGGTCTCCGGTCGCGTCCGGGCCGTCGGCGAGGGGGTCGACGGCATCGAGGTGGGCCGGGAAGTCGCCGCCCTCGTCGGCGGGGGAGGCTACGCCGAGGTGGCCCTCGCCCGGGCCGACGCCGTCTTCCCGCTCCCCGAGGGGCTGGACCCGAGGACCGCGGCGACGCTCCCCACGGTCCTGCCGACCGCGCACGCCCTGATCCACGAGGTGGGGAGGCTGCGTGCGGGCGAGAGCGTGCTCGTGCACGGAGCGGCGGGCGGCGTCGGCACGGCCGTCGGCCAACTGGCCCGGGCCGCGGGCGCGGGGGCCGTGTACGGCGTGGCCTCCACCGAGGCGAAGGCCGCGTACGCCCTGAAGTACGGCTACGACGAGGTCTTCCGCCCCGACACCTTCGCCGAGGACGTCCGGCGGGCCACCGGCGGCAGGGGAGTCGACCTCGTCCTCGACCCGGTCGGCGGAGAGACGCTCCGCCGGGGCCTGGGCGCCCTGGCAGCCTTCGGACGCCTGGTCTCCTTCGGCAACGCCGGCGGCGGCGCCCCGTGGCAGGTCGGCCAGCCCGAACTGTACGGCCAGGGGCACTCCGTCGCGGGCTTCTCCGTGCTGACGCTCGCCCAGACGGCCCCCGCCGCCGCACGCGCCCTGACCGAGCGCGCCCTGCGCGCGGTCTCCGAGGGGACGGTCACCCTTCCCGTCACCGCCGAATTCCCCCTCGTCGACGCGGCCGAGGCCCATCGGCTCCTGGGGGGACGCGGCTCCACGGGCAAGCTTCTGCTGCGGGTGAAGGACTGA
- a CDS encoding GNAT family N-acetyltransferase, with protein sequence MKPAMPRDATPRPTVLDAVEAVSDPALRERLADSAHRILSDLVERGAALGWVEPPSREEVTELLDHVLSAVRAGDAALRLAYADHRLVGLGYWLRYTRPTHRPHADLEKIAVDSAAQGLGIGRALTGALIADAREAGIEVLTLDARGDNADALHLYRSLGFTEYGRLPDFVAVGERRYDKVFCMLDFRRQG encoded by the coding sequence ATGAAACCGGCGATGCCCCGTGACGCGACCCCCCGGCCCACCGTCCTCGACGCCGTGGAGGCGGTGTCCGATCCGGCTCTGCGGGAGCGGCTCGCGGACTCGGCCCACCGGATCCTGTCGGACCTGGTCGAAAGAGGCGCGGCCCTGGGCTGGGTCGAGCCGCCGTCGCGGGAAGAGGTGACGGAGCTTCTGGACCACGTCCTGTCCGCCGTACGGGCGGGGGACGCGGCCCTCCGGCTCGCCTACGCCGACCACCGGCTGGTCGGGTTGGGGTACTGGCTCCGCTACACCCGGCCGACCCATCGGCCGCACGCCGATCTCGAGAAGATCGCGGTGGACTCCGCCGCCCAGGGCCTCGGCATCGGCCGGGCGCTGACCGGCGCCCTGATCGCCGACGCCCGGGAGGCCGGGATCGAGGTCCTCACCCTGGACGCCCGGGGCGACAACGCCGACGCCCTGCACCTCTACCGGTCGCTGGGCTTCACCGAGTACGGCCGCCTGCCCGACTTCGTGGCCGTCGGCGAACGCCGCTACGACAAGGTCTTCTGCATGCTGGACTTCCGTCGGCAGGGCTGA